Within Sorangiineae bacterium MSr11367, the genomic segment AATCGGTGAGCTGCCACTCGCCCGCCGCCATTTCCTGCAGGTGCATCGCGCCGCGGTAGGAAACCCAATCGTGCGCGCCGAGATCGCTCGGTGCGCGCGGGGTGCCTCGGCGCGCGAGGTACGAGGGCGAGGCATAGAGCTGGATGCGGATGGTACCCACCCTGCGAACGACCAGGCTGGACTCGCGCATCATCTTGCCCCTGGTTATGCGGAGGGCGAGGTCGAATCCGTCCCGCACCAGGTTGACCACGGAGTTCGACAAGTGCACCTCCACGCGCGCCGCGCGGTAACGCGATGTGAAGCGCGCGACCGATTCCGCGAGCACGGCGCCGCCAAGATCCACCGTGGAGGTGACCCGCAAGATGCCCGAGGGCTCCTCCTCGCGCTCGGGGAGCTCGGCGAGAGAACGCTCCAGTGCCGACAGCGAAGGAGCGAGGCGCTCGTACAGCGCGACACCCGCGGAGGTCGTGGACACCTGCCGCGTCGTTCGATGGAACAAGCGAACGCGGAGGGACGCCTCCAACGCGGAGATCGCGCGGCTCACCGTCGAGCGGGGCGCATCGAGACGGGCAGCTGCCCCCGAAAAGCTCCCCGTTTCATGCACGGCCACGAAGGCGCGCACCAGGTTCAAATCGATTGTTCCCATGCTGCACCACAGAAAGCAGATTTTGGCGCATTGTACCATGGCAGCAACGACCCAAGATTCAGCGCATGACAACGTCAGCTCTTCTCGTAACCGGCGCGTCCGGACAGCTCGGGCGCCAAGTTCTCGACGATCTCCTCGCCCGCAAGGTTCAAGGTTCCATCATTGCCACCACCCGCAACCCGGAGAGTCTCGCCGCC encodes:
- a CDS encoding LysR family transcriptional regulator, translating into MGTIDLNLVRAFVAVHETGSFSGAAARLDAPRSTVSRAISALEASLRVRLFHRTTRQVSTTSAGVALYERLAPSLSALERSLAELPEREEEPSGILRVTSTVDLGGAVLAESVARFTSRYRAARVEVHLSNSVVNLVRDGFDLALRITRGKMMRESSLVVRRVGTIRIQLYASPSYLARRGTPRAPSDLGAHDWVSYRGAMHLQEMAAGEWQLTDSPPKTRITPEVRVLCDDMSFAREALKAGAGFGAIPSFLGDPEVVNGTLVRLLPQLVAETSRVYLVYPSQKHPAPKLTAFRDIVVELLRQRPLSAS